The proteins below come from a single Edaphobacter acidisoli genomic window:
- a CDS encoding response regulator encodes MAQVPHLVLCVDDELIGLKVRKILLERSGYRVLTASNGQEGLDIFRAEPVEAVVLDYSMPGMHGGEVAAKMREIKPEVPILLLSAYIGLPTEVTSLVDLYMTKGEGAPILLHKLQTLFQTASEPAATGQGRGTA; translated from the coding sequence ATGGCACAGGTACCCCATCTAGTCCTCTGCGTCGACGACGAATTAATCGGCCTCAAGGTCCGCAAGATCCTCTTGGAACGTTCCGGGTACAGGGTCCTCACCGCGTCCAACGGACAGGAAGGGCTCGACATCTTTCGTGCCGAGCCGGTCGAAGCTGTTGTGCTCGACTACTCTATGCCCGGGATGCACGGCGGCGAAGTCGCTGCCAAAATGCGCGAAATTAAGCCGGAAGTGCCAATCCTTTTGCTTTCCGCCTACATTGGTCTCCCCACCGAAGTCACCTCCCTGGTCGATCTCTATATGACGAAAGGCGAAGGAGCGCCTATCCTTCTCCACAAGCTGCAAACCCTCTTTCAAACCGCAAGCGAACCTGCTGCTACCGGACAAGGACGAGGAACCGCGTGA
- a CDS encoding sensor histidine kinase, which yields MTRGLSFAFFLRMVVALALAVALVVWLKPHGWGAWFVAGILMFVWAAGNAAVLTRSIEKDIGALETATIAIPERKIAAPAERFSDFDGLARALSEASIRVERVLSDASESRRELEAMIDSMQDAVVAVDAGGRIQWTNQQMQRLMSGPAAGNAVRVGHALVQTVRDPEVLGCVRVAIEAREVCERRSTSLLPGKIFEVSASPMPGGGAVAVLHDITRIEQVERAQRDFVANVSHELRTPLTSISGYVETLLDHETLSPQAREFLGTIHKNATRMGRLTEDLLVMARIESSEQELHPVRVRADVLVRDAVKAMSGLVHDSLALVEIGDVSDSDVMADTDAVLQVLSNLIENGIKYGRPHGGGQSRVVVSSCDVSETPGGAAVEFSVRDFGQGIASEHIGRIFERFYRVDKARSRESGGTGLGLAIARHVVESLGGRIWAKSEMNQGSTFLFTLPRVGK from the coding sequence GTGACACGAGGACTGTCTTTTGCGTTTTTTCTGCGGATGGTGGTTGCGCTGGCCTTGGCTGTGGCGCTTGTGGTGTGGCTGAAGCCGCACGGGTGGGGGGCGTGGTTCGTTGCGGGGATTTTGATGTTTGTGTGGGCCGCGGGCAATGCAGCTGTGCTGACGCGGTCGATTGAGAAAGACATCGGTGCACTGGAGACAGCGACTATCGCCATTCCTGAGCGGAAGATCGCTGCACCAGCCGAGAGATTCAGCGACTTTGATGGGCTTGCTCGCGCACTCTCCGAGGCTTCCATTCGGGTGGAACGAGTGCTGAGTGATGCATCCGAAAGCCGACGTGAGCTAGAGGCAATGATCGACAGTATGCAGGACGCGGTCGTTGCAGTAGACGCAGGAGGGCGCATCCAGTGGACCAATCAGCAGATGCAGCGACTGATGTCTGGGCCGGCGGCAGGCAATGCTGTGCGTGTGGGGCATGCTTTGGTGCAGACGGTTCGTGACCCGGAGGTGCTGGGCTGCGTGCGCGTGGCGATTGAGGCTCGCGAGGTGTGTGAACGTCGTTCGACGTCGCTGCTTCCTGGGAAGATATTTGAGGTAAGTGCATCGCCGATGCCTGGAGGTGGGGCGGTTGCGGTGCTGCACGATATTACGCGGATTGAGCAGGTGGAGCGCGCACAGAGAGATTTTGTGGCGAATGTTTCGCACGAGCTGCGCACGCCATTGACCTCGATCAGCGGCTATGTCGAGACTCTGCTCGACCATGAGACGCTTAGCCCACAGGCACGAGAGTTTCTGGGGACCATCCACAAGAATGCTACGCGTATGGGCCGGCTGACTGAGGACCTGCTGGTGATGGCGCGAATCGAGTCTTCCGAACAGGAGCTGCACCCTGTTCGAGTGCGTGCGGATGTACTGGTTCGTGATGCGGTCAAGGCGATGAGTGGCCTGGTGCATGACAGTCTTGCCCTCGTGGAGATCGGCGATGTGAGTGACTCTGACGTGATGGCTGATACTGACGCCGTGCTCCAGGTGCTTAGTAATCTGATTGAGAACGGGATCAAGTATGGACGGCCCCATGGCGGGGGGCAGTCACGTGTTGTCGTGAGCTCATGTGATGTCTCTGAGACTCCGGGTGGTGCAGCGGTGGAGTTCAGTGTGCGTGACTTCGGTCAGGGAATTGCTTCTGAGCACATTGGCCGAATCTTCGAGCGGTTTTATCGTGTGGATAAGGCGCGTTCGAGGGAGTCCGGTGGCACCGGTTTGGGGCTGGCGATTGCGCGGCATGTCGTCGAGAGCCTGGGGGGAAGAATCTGGGCGAAGAGTGAGATGAACCAGGGAAGCACATTTCTGTTTACACTGCCGCGTGTGGGAAAGTGA
- the ltaE gene encoding low-specificity L-threonine aldolase, whose protein sequence is MTEWIDLRSDTVTKPTAAMREAMAAAEVGDDVYGEDPTVNRLEREAADVFGKDVAIFVPTGTMGNQIAIRLHTQHGQEVICESRAHVLDWEMATMASFSGCVARTVAAERGILTWELVRKVIGPKLYFRAQTGLICVENTHNMAGGTVTPLGNLREIWAGAREAGLPVHLDGARIFNAAAALGVSVAELSSGFDTVMFCLSKGLGAPVGSMLVGSRPAIERARIFRKALGGGMRQAGVLAAAGLIALNEMPKRLHEDHANARLLAEAVAGLPGVEIDLECVQTNIVIFSLCDGDAGAFVAALKQRGVLASAIGPHAVRFVTHYDVSREACERAAGIASELLRAR, encoded by the coding sequence ATGACTGAGTGGATTGATCTGAGGAGCGATACCGTTACGAAGCCTACGGCGGCGATGCGTGAGGCGATGGCGGCGGCTGAGGTGGGCGACGACGTCTATGGTGAAGACCCCACGGTGAATCGGCTGGAGCGTGAGGCTGCGGACGTCTTTGGCAAAGATGTTGCGATCTTTGTGCCGACGGGCACGATGGGGAATCAGATTGCGATTCGACTGCACACGCAGCATGGGCAGGAGGTCATCTGCGAGTCGCGCGCGCATGTGCTGGATTGGGAGATGGCGACGATGGCGTCGTTCTCCGGCTGCGTGGCGCGCACGGTTGCTGCTGAACGCGGGATTCTGACGTGGGAGCTGGTGCGGAAGGTGATTGGGCCGAAGCTGTATTTTCGCGCGCAGACGGGGTTGATCTGCGTGGAGAACACGCACAATATGGCTGGCGGCACGGTGACTCCGCTCGGCAATCTGCGGGAGATTTGGGCGGGCGCGCGTGAGGCGGGACTGCCGGTGCATCTGGATGGCGCGCGTATCTTCAATGCGGCTGCAGCACTTGGGGTGAGTGTGGCGGAGCTTTCGAGCGGCTTCGATACGGTGATGTTTTGTTTATCGAAGGGGCTGGGCGCGCCGGTGGGGTCGATGCTTGTGGGGAGTCGCCCTGCTATCGAGCGTGCGCGGATCTTTCGTAAGGCTTTGGGTGGGGGAATGCGGCAGGCTGGTGTGCTGGCTGCTGCTGGATTAATTGCTCTTAACGAGATGCCGAAGCGGTTGCATGAAGATCATGCCAATGCGCGATTGCTCGCGGAGGCGGTTGCGGGGCTTCCTGGTGTGGAGATCGATTTGGAGTGCGTTCAGACGAACATCGTTATCTTTTCGTTGTGCGATGGTGATGCTGGTGCGTTTGTTGCTGCGCTAAAACAGAGAGGTGTGCTGGCGAGCGCGATCGGGCCTCATGCGGTGCGGTTTGTGACGCACTACGATGTGAGCCGTGAGGCTTGCGAACGAGCTGCAGGGATTGCGTCGGAGTTGCTGCGGGCGAGGTAA
- the hemW gene encoding radical SAM family heme chaperone HemW, with the protein MTSPVGVYISVPFCKAKCSFCNFASDAFASDRMQGYVDRLCREMSQAHDGAAALGATLPTVADTVYFGGGTPSLLSGGQFRQIFDRLREEFELATGAEITLECAPGQVADETLEELLRLEMNRISFGVQSFVDKESSAVGRLHTREECLAEIARVRAAGVRDTSLDLIAGLPYQTEESWRFSVEQAIASGVEHVSVYMLEVDEESRLGREVMRQGTKYHAAAVPSDDQAAEWYQLGCEMFEAAGVQQYEISNFAREGHRSRHNLKYWQRQPYVGFGLDAHSMLLTETGGVRFANVDDLDAYVGGPFAPRVAATPDWIGAEQAFEESLFLGLRLNEGVRLEQLQNEFGDAMVAAVMPALAEVRDAGLVEVEGDCVRLTARGRMVSNEVFSRLLIEAAV; encoded by the coding sequence ATGACTTCGCCGGTGGGTGTCTATATCTCGGTGCCGTTCTGCAAGGCGAAGTGCAGCTTCTGTAACTTCGCTTCGGATGCTTTTGCTTCGGACAGGATGCAGGGATATGTGGACCGGCTTTGCAGGGAGATGAGCCAGGCGCATGATGGGGCGGCTGCGCTGGGAGCAACACTGCCCACGGTTGCGGATACCGTTTACTTTGGCGGAGGGACGCCGAGTTTATTGTCTGGTGGGCAGTTCCGGCAGATATTTGATCGGTTGCGTGAGGAGTTTGAGCTGGCGACGGGTGCGGAGATTACGCTTGAGTGCGCTCCGGGGCAGGTTGCCGACGAGACGCTGGAGGAGTTGCTGCGGCTGGAGATGAACCGCATCAGTTTTGGCGTGCAGTCGTTTGTGGATAAGGAAAGTAGTGCAGTGGGACGGCTGCACACACGCGAGGAGTGTCTTGCGGAGATTGCGCGGGTGAGAGCGGCTGGCGTTCGAGATACCAGCCTTGATTTGATTGCTGGGTTGCCGTATCAGACGGAAGAGAGCTGGCGGTTTTCGGTGGAGCAGGCGATTGCGAGTGGCGTCGAGCATGTGAGTGTTTACATGCTGGAGGTGGATGAAGAGTCGCGGCTTGGGCGTGAGGTGATGCGGCAGGGAACGAAATACCATGCGGCTGCAGTGCCTTCGGACGATCAGGCGGCTGAGTGGTATCAGTTGGGGTGCGAGATGTTTGAGGCGGCGGGCGTGCAGCAGTATGAGATTTCGAACTTTGCGCGGGAAGGGCATCGTTCGCGACACAATTTGAAGTATTGGCAGCGGCAGCCTTATGTGGGGTTTGGGCTGGATGCGCATTCGATGTTGCTGACGGAGACGGGTGGGGTTCGGTTTGCCAATGTAGATGATCTGGATGCGTATGTGGGCGGGCCGTTTGCTCCGCGTGTTGCGGCGACCCCGGATTGGATTGGCGCGGAGCAGGCGTTTGAAGAGTCGTTGTTTCTCGGGTTGCGACTGAATGAGGGGGTTAGGCTGGAGCAGTTGCAGAATGAGTTTGGTGATGCGATGGTTGCGGCTGTGATGCCTGCGCTGGCTGAGGTTCGGGATGCAGGGCTGGTCGAGGTTGAGGGCGATTGTGTGCGGCTTACGGCGCGGGGGCGGATGGTGTCGAATGAGGTCTTCAGCCGGTTGCTGATTGAGGCAGCGGTTTAG
- a CDS encoding DUF1223 domain-containing protein — translation MDRQPRLRALTVSAALLVLFSASLRVADAQTSTRTPVLVELFTSEGCSSCPPADTLLAKLSELQPVQTANIIVLSEHVDYWDHQGWRDRFSSASLTDRQRAYGTIFRVPDIYTPQIVVDGASQFVGTDSRHILDAIQHQSQATKLNLVLSKANVDGDRIAASISIATPTDTLKGDLYAALVDPSDTTNVSGGENKGHSLQFVNVVRTFQHIGSLKDLRSGPHSFTIEAPKDSKPAAMRLIVFAQSKDNGPVLGAVTASVTP, via the coding sequence ATGGATCGTCAGCCCCGACTGCGCGCATTGACCGTTAGTGCCGCGCTTCTCGTCCTGTTCTCAGCGTCTCTTCGCGTCGCCGACGCACAGACCTCAACCCGTACACCGGTGCTGGTTGAGCTGTTCACCTCAGAAGGTTGTTCGAGCTGCCCACCCGCGGACACGCTGCTGGCAAAGCTCAGCGAGCTCCAGCCAGTCCAAACCGCCAATATCATCGTGCTCAGCGAACATGTCGATTACTGGGATCACCAGGGCTGGCGCGACCGCTTCTCCTCTGCCTCGCTTACCGATCGGCAGCGCGCTTACGGAACCATCTTCCGGGTTCCAGACATCTATACCCCACAGATCGTCGTTGACGGTGCCAGCCAGTTCGTCGGCACCGATTCAAGGCATATTCTCGACGCAATTCAGCATCAGTCGCAGGCCACAAAGCTCAATCTCGTTCTCTCGAAGGCCAACGTCGACGGCGATCGCATAGCCGCTTCTATATCGATTGCTACGCCAACGGATACCCTGAAGGGCGACCTCTACGCTGCACTCGTCGACCCTTCCGACACGACCAATGTCAGCGGCGGTGAAAACAAAGGCCACAGCCTCCAGTTTGTAAACGTCGTCCGCACCTTCCAGCACATCGGCAGCTTGAAGGACCTTCGTTCCGGCCCACACTCATTTACCATCGAAGCCCCAAAAGATTCTAAGCCAGCCGCAATGCGCCTCATTGTCTTCGCTCAAAGCAAAGACAACGGCCCCGTCCTGGGCGCAGTTACCGCTTCCGTCACACCATAA
- the pstC gene encoding phosphate ABC transporter permease subunit PstC, with product MADNSFAGIVLACACSIFAIVLMILVILIVRSHLTLVQFGWKFFTNQAWDPVSGNFGALPFIYGTITTSILALIIAVPLALGVAIFVTELCPRPLRAPISFLTELLAAIPSVVYGLWGIFVLVPLIRDVVGPFLAKTLGWTGFFDGQNFGVGMLTAGIVLSIMVLPIISSLTRDIMLSVPNSQREAVLALGATKWEMIRIGVLRNSRIGIVGAVMLGLGRALGETMAVTMVIGNNPQIVKSLFAPGYTLASVLANEFSEATGDRYLSALIEIGLALFLVTIVVNAIARLMVWAVTRGAPAKVS from the coding sequence ATGGCAGATAACAGTTTTGCCGGCATTGTGCTTGCCTGTGCGTGCAGCATCTTTGCCATCGTTCTGATGATCCTTGTGATTCTCATAGTCCGCTCGCACCTGACACTGGTGCAGTTTGGGTGGAAGTTCTTTACGAATCAAGCATGGGACCCTGTATCGGGGAATTTCGGTGCGCTGCCGTTTATTTATGGCACCATCACCACCTCTATTCTTGCGCTGATTATCGCTGTGCCGCTGGCTCTGGGAGTTGCGATCTTTGTTACAGAGCTTTGCCCGCGCCCGCTGCGTGCGCCGATCTCATTTTTGACCGAGTTGCTGGCTGCGATTCCAAGCGTCGTTTATGGGTTGTGGGGAATCTTTGTGCTGGTACCGTTGATTCGCGATGTGGTGGGGCCGTTTCTGGCGAAGACGCTTGGTTGGACAGGGTTCTTTGATGGGCAAAACTTTGGCGTGGGGATGCTGACGGCAGGGATTGTTCTGTCGATCATGGTTTTGCCGATTATCTCGTCGTTGACACGAGACATCATGCTATCGGTGCCGAACAGCCAGCGCGAGGCAGTGCTAGCGCTGGGCGCGACGAAGTGGGAGATGATTCGTATTGGCGTGCTGCGCAACTCTCGCATCGGCATTGTTGGTGCGGTGATGCTGGGGTTAGGGCGCGCGCTGGGCGAGACGATGGCTGTGACGATGGTGATTGGCAACAATCCACAGATTGTGAAATCGCTCTTTGCGCCGGGGTATACGCTGGCAAGCGTGCTGGCAAACGAGTTTTCCGAGGCGACTGGCGATAGGTATTTGAGCGCGCTGATTGAGATTGGACTTGCGCTGTTTTTGGTGACGATTGTGGTCAACGCGATTGCGCGTCTGATGGTGTGGGCGGTAACACGCGGCGCTCCGGCGAAGGTGAGCTAG
- a CDS encoding winged helix-turn-helix domain-containing protein, protein MSQTIFVLEDEPDISRLIQYHLESAGYVVRPYLAANHVLSDAERQPPSLFLLDIMVPGGDGLDLCRRLRQNPALSIVPIIFLTARAAENDRVLGLDAGADDYITKPFSTRELLARVKAVLRRFERPAAPSMVKFEGIEIDAGAMQLRVNGELVTTTATEFRLLDYLARHPGRVFSRDHLLDAVWGDARFVTPRSVDVYVRRIREKIEADAEEPRYLKTMRGAGYRFEIPKTAVAAQTVA, encoded by the coding sequence GTGAGCCAGACTATTTTTGTGCTGGAAGATGAACCAGATATTTCACGACTGATCCAGTATCACCTGGAGAGCGCAGGCTATGTCGTCCGCCCGTACTTGGCGGCAAACCATGTTTTGAGCGATGCGGAACGCCAGCCACCGTCCCTGTTTCTGCTGGACATCATGGTCCCGGGTGGCGATGGACTGGACCTGTGCCGCAGGCTGCGGCAGAACCCGGCGCTGAGTATTGTGCCAATTATTTTTCTCACGGCGCGGGCTGCGGAGAATGATCGCGTCCTGGGACTAGATGCGGGTGCCGATGACTACATCACCAAGCCGTTTTCAACACGCGAGCTGTTGGCTCGGGTGAAGGCAGTACTGCGGAGATTTGAGCGCCCGGCAGCGCCTTCGATGGTGAAGTTTGAGGGCATTGAAATCGATGCTGGAGCGATGCAGCTTCGAGTCAACGGGGAGCTGGTGACGACGACGGCAACGGAGTTTCGGCTGCTGGATTATCTGGCGCGGCACCCGGGGCGCGTGTTCAGCCGGGATCATCTGTTGGATGCGGTGTGGGGTGATGCACGGTTTGTGACACCGCGCTCGGTCGATGTGTACGTGCGGCGCATTCGCGAAAAGATAGAAGCCGATGCAGAAGAGCCGCGCTATCTTAAGACCATGCGCGGAGCAGGTTACAGGTTCGAGATCCCAAAGACCGCAGTTGCAGCTCAAACTGTCGCATAG
- the pstB gene encoding phosphate ABC transporter ATP-binding protein PstB, which yields MGVGILVEDLNAWYGSTHTLQDINLHIPANHATALIGPSGCGKSTFVRCLNRMHETNPIARATGIVKMGDLDIYKDVSPVEIRRRVGMVFQRPNPFPTMSIYDNVVSGLKLNGFRNRRVLDEICERSLRQAALWEEVKDDLKKKSGASLSGGQQQRLCIARALAVDPEVLLMDEPASALDPVSTSKIEDLIFQLKSQYTIVIVTHNMQQAARVAENTGFFLNGKLVEFDSTHKIFTNPRDKRTEDYITGRFG from the coding sequence GTGGGAGTTGGCATTCTGGTGGAAGACCTGAACGCCTGGTACGGTTCGACGCATACGCTGCAGGACATCAACCTGCACATTCCGGCGAACCATGCTACTGCGCTGATCGGGCCCTCGGGCTGCGGCAAATCGACGTTTGTTCGCTGCCTGAATCGTATGCATGAGACGAATCCGATTGCGCGCGCGACCGGCATTGTGAAAATGGGCGATCTGGACATCTATAAAGATGTGTCTCCTGTTGAGATTCGCCGCCGAGTGGGGATGGTGTTTCAGCGGCCTAACCCCTTTCCTACGATGTCTATTTACGACAATGTTGTGAGTGGGCTGAAGCTGAATGGCTTTCGCAACCGGCGTGTGCTGGATGAGATCTGCGAGCGGTCGCTCAGGCAGGCTGCACTATGGGAAGAGGTTAAGGACGATCTGAAGAAAAAATCAGGGGCGAGCCTCTCCGGAGGCCAGCAGCAGCGTCTTTGTATTGCTCGTGCATTGGCCGTCGATCCTGAGGTGCTGCTGATGGATGAGCCCGCATCGGCGCTCGATCCGGTATCGACTTCAAAGATTGAAGATCTTATCTTTCAGCTCAAGAGCCAGTACACCATCGTGATTGTGACGCATAATATGCAGCAAGCCGCACGCGTCGCAGAGAACACGGGGTTCTTTCTGAACGGCAAGCTCGTTGAGTTCGACTCGACGCATAAGATATTTACTAATCCGCGCGACAAGCGAACGGAGGATTACATTACGGGGAGGTTTGGCTGA
- the pstA gene encoding phosphate ABC transporter permease PstA yields MSTQPFNSQPIETRRKLARFNRVRRSATNYVVGGLSVLATIVVLAPLAAILVYLIFKGASSLNLAFFTQVPAPVGETGGGMANSIIGSGLILMVSSLIGVPIGIAAGVYLAEYGRGTMLGNAVRFTADVLNGVPSIVMGIAAYSLVVVPQKHFSALAGGIALAIMMVPTITRTTEEMLATVPHAIREAALGLGVPKWRTTLSVSLRTASPGIITGCMLAFARVAGETAPLLFTAFGNQFWSFKLNEPIAALPLQIYVYAISPYDEWHRLAWAGSLVLIVLIMASVTLVRIYANRGVLKGGS; encoded by the coding sequence ATGAGTACGCAGCCATTCAACTCGCAGCCGATCGAGACACGCCGCAAGCTAGCCCGGTTCAATAGGGTGAGGCGCTCGGCTACGAACTATGTTGTCGGTGGGCTTTCTGTTTTGGCGACTATCGTAGTGCTTGCGCCGCTGGCGGCGATTCTGGTTTACCTGATCTTCAAGGGTGCGAGCTCACTGAATCTGGCTTTTTTTACACAGGTTCCCGCGCCTGTGGGCGAGACGGGCGGCGGCATGGCGAACTCGATCATCGGCTCGGGGCTCATCCTGATGGTGTCAAGCCTGATCGGTGTGCCGATTGGAATTGCAGCGGGCGTTTATCTTGCCGAATATGGACGCGGTACGATGCTGGGCAATGCAGTGCGCTTTACGGCAGATGTGCTGAATGGTGTTCCGTCGATTGTGATGGGCATTGCTGCGTATTCGCTGGTGGTTGTTCCACAGAAGCATTTTTCGGCCCTGGCTGGCGGCATCGCGTTGGCCATCATGATGGTGCCGACGATTACGAGGACCACGGAAGAGATGCTGGCGACGGTGCCACATGCGATTCGTGAAGCCGCGCTTGGGCTGGGTGTGCCAAAGTGGAGGACGACGCTTTCGGTCAGTCTACGGACGGCATCGCCCGGCATTATCACGGGTTGCATGCTGGCGTTTGCGCGCGTTGCGGGTGAGACTGCCCCGTTGTTATTTACGGCATTCGGCAACCAGTTCTGGAGCTTTAAGCTGAACGAGCCTATCGCTGCGTTGCCTTTGCAGATTTATGTCTACGCAATCTCGCCGTATGATGAGTGGCACCGGTTGGCCTGGGCTGGGTCGCTGGTCTTGATCGTTCTCATCATGGCGTCGGTTACGTTGGTGCGCATCTATGCAAATCGCGGCGTGCTCAAGGGAGGAAGCTAG
- a CDS encoding ATP-binding protein, which produces MNLSQFNRILKQVLLLPIVALLIAAAALVWQIQGANHTVRLIQDSDARITQATLVSKLLVDEESGLRGYETTSDVRFLQPFLDAETRLPAEFKRLNDISGSDIEEMSYVADLQDKQQTWHDAFALPLIATVKAGGKTNDVNLNLHGKELMDEIRADVASIIHTAEQNRAERITHWRHQVHATLAALLVLALAIGILIGLFTRSRLHAVSAAYRTSLEVLGRRAEEIYQSEQRLRTTLASIGDGVISCDTSGYVQMMNPVACNMTGWVLEDALGKPLHEVFHIVHETTRNPMEDPVAKVKQVDRVIDLANHTILIRKDSTELNIADSGAPIRGQNGEITGIVLVFRDITLERRTQEALLANEKLAVAGRLAATIAHEIHNPLDSVSNLLYLMRNGVTPEESRQFMDMAEQELARVTQISRAMLGLYRESKAPVSVDLKRMLKEILLLMDRRFADLGVSVAIDLPADVAVAGYPAELRQVFTNLITNAAEAAGRGGEVSIRIAPNPPGPGPNGQKLPDGATIIIADNGAGISDDVRPHLFQPFFTTKGEHGTGLGLWVSRGIISKHGGAIEIASNTNGNSHGTSVSVFLASNPIIAAGD; this is translated from the coding sequence GTGAATCTCAGCCAGTTCAACAGGATTCTCAAGCAGGTACTCCTGCTCCCGATTGTTGCGCTCCTCATTGCCGCAGCTGCGCTGGTCTGGCAAATTCAAGGCGCGAATCACACCGTCCGGCTCATCCAGGACTCCGATGCCCGCATCACCCAGGCAACACTTGTCTCCAAACTACTCGTCGACGAAGAATCCGGCCTCCGCGGCTACGAGACCACCTCCGACGTTCGCTTCCTCCAGCCATTTCTCGACGCCGAAACTCGCCTGCCAGCCGAATTCAAACGCCTCAACGACATCTCCGGTAGCGATATCGAAGAAATGAGCTATGTCGCCGATCTCCAGGACAAGCAACAGACCTGGCACGACGCCTTCGCCCTACCCCTCATCGCCACCGTCAAAGCAGGAGGCAAAACCAACGACGTCAATCTGAACCTACACGGTAAAGAGTTGATGGACGAAATCCGCGCCGACGTCGCCAGCATCATCCACACCGCTGAACAGAACCGTGCTGAACGCATCACCCACTGGCGCCACCAGGTTCACGCCACACTCGCCGCATTGCTCGTGCTTGCGCTGGCGATTGGCATATTAATCGGACTCTTCACCCGCAGTCGCCTTCATGCCGTCTCCGCAGCCTACCGTACATCTCTTGAAGTCCTCGGCCGTCGAGCTGAAGAAATATATCAATCCGAGCAGCGCCTACGCACCACGCTCGCCTCCATCGGCGATGGCGTCATCTCCTGCGATACCTCCGGCTATGTGCAGATGATGAACCCCGTGGCATGCAACATGACAGGCTGGGTACTCGAAGATGCGCTTGGCAAGCCGCTCCACGAAGTCTTCCACATCGTCCACGAGACCACCCGCAACCCGATGGAAGACCCTGTTGCAAAAGTGAAGCAGGTAGATCGCGTCATCGATCTCGCCAACCACACCATCCTTATCCGCAAAGACAGCACCGAGCTTAACATCGCCGACAGCGGCGCGCCCATCCGCGGCCAGAACGGCGAGATCACTGGCATCGTCCTCGTCTTCCGCGACATCACCCTCGAGCGCCGCACGCAGGAGGCGCTGCTCGCCAACGAAAAGCTGGCCGTCGCTGGCCGTCTCGCCGCCACCATCGCGCACGAAATCCACAACCCGCTCGACTCCGTCTCCAACCTGCTTTATCTCATGCGCAATGGCGTAACCCCGGAGGAATCACGGCAGTTCATGGACATGGCTGAACAGGAACTGGCGCGTGTTACTCAGATCAGCCGTGCCATGCTCGGCCTCTACCGCGAATCCAAGGCCCCGGTCTCCGTCGATCTCAAAAGGATGCTCAAGGAGATTCTCCTGCTGATGGACCGCCGCTTCGCCGACCTCGGCGTCTCCGTCGCCATCGACCTGCCAGCCGACGTCGCCGTAGCAGGCTACCCCGCCGAGTTGCGACAAGTCTTCACCAACCTCATCACCAACGCCGCCGAAGCAGCAGGTCGAGGTGGCGAGGTCTCGATAAGAATCGCACCCAATCCCCCTGGCCCCGGTCCAAACGGTCAGAAGCTCCCCGACGGCGCCACCATCATCATCGCCGATAACGGCGCGGGCATCTCAGACGATGTACGCCCCCATCTCTTCCAGCCCTTCTTCACCACCAAAGGCGAACACGGCACCGGACTCGGTCTCTGGGTCAGCCGCGGCATCATCAGCAAACACGGAGGAGCAATCGAGATCGCCAGCAACACCAACGGCAACTCACACGGCACCTCCGTCAGCGTCTTCCTCGCCTCCAACCCCATCATCGCCGCCGGCGACTGA